The Sorangiineae bacterium MSr11367 genome window below encodes:
- a CDS encoding DUF6531 domain-containing protein — protein sequence MGCANRFRREDAARFVGDPVDVITGAITDSTFDFRLEAPFPFEFVRHYSSANHAENRGLGWGHRHDFDHELRFTYNNTVGYVAADGRRISFPMLGADGTRVARYGYQLERVQSNWYRVHLPDEEQGILEFELWRPDWPARLAAISHEKGTTRLFYDGTTGLLTSVVDALGRTTRIDWVTIPDPRTGRPRPHIAQFTLLPSPASPTEEFLLSYHYDAHGHLLGGTDRYRNTFSFAYDQHSRMTKLVDRRGYSFYYSYDSNGRCVHSTAEDGVEEVKLEYLQGATIVTLADGGHWVYEHHDGYLSRIIDPYGGEHRRELDDDGQLCAEIDEAGRQFEIVRDDTGKAVGRRDSTGHVWPMGQSPREPEHYVASNAREWEYGTLLPEDHGLPIRRYLEVDRLPAFVIDALTPPATGTMSVDFADRWNETEVKDLQGVSLRTERHDNTRRSWSYDVSANRTRFTDFDGSTWRWSITSWNRPHQIINPVGATTEVVHSRRLLPLRIVDAGGLTTDYGYDLKNRLAGVMRDGVVHETYRYDERDELAEKFDGRGKNLLRYERANDGRQVTLRLASGERHQLVYTHARRLAGAVVEAADGTRDTYGFEYDISGRTTREDRNGEGVRRRFVEGELDEIRVLNKFGTKYVRGHRNTVYVIDPTGAKHAVQTCHGGVVRRRMSNGITEVAQYHPKGYCLAKIAFTSNGHRWSRLYERSGEGDVRAIHDSARGTHHFAYDAAHRLVGETAPNGQTNTFKYTQSSTLVEAPGLSRATLARQRLLEANGSRFEYDHRDSLSARHTPSGTFRLTHDSLDQLTHVDGPSFAWSARYDVLGRRTETTFNGAKTTFYWDGDRLAAEVLPDKRLRVYVYVDELALIPLMFVDYASTAADPSSGVRYFVFSNHLGAPEVVQNDAGEVVWRGRYAAYGTVHVEVGHDFHQPLRWPGHYFDVATGLHYVRFRYYSPELGQFLESDPQGIRGGFNLYGYGSGNPLRNVDVRGLADQPCPATPPAEPEKKGKPVTQDSHLPDSPDAPAKKRPAFPNLKRGGGKTDAHADRVARAMAEVQPAIKRKRSVTVIEHADGSVSFGMSGKDPERASQAKQVERHLNEQEKGKPPEQRTKFRAASNDVDASRLKDGPDDAPKKGQCSEPAAAQAAGESNSPPESYQTIWAGPEKSFPEAHKRDEPSTPGGYKKMEPCGTCQCNGGEYTTISSAGGAK from the coding sequence ATGGGCTGCGCGAATCGTTTTCGACGTGAAGACGCAGCACGTTTCGTCGGCGACCCGGTGGACGTCATCACCGGCGCCATCACCGATTCGACCTTCGACTTCCGCCTCGAAGCCCCATTCCCATTCGAATTCGTCCGCCACTACAGCAGCGCAAACCACGCTGAAAACCGCGGTCTCGGCTGGGGCCACCGCCACGATTTCGACCACGAACTCCGATTCACGTACAACAACACGGTTGGCTACGTCGCCGCCGACGGCCGCCGCATCTCCTTCCCGATGTTGGGCGCCGACGGCACCCGCGTCGCTCGCTACGGCTACCAACTCGAGCGCGTCCAATCGAACTGGTACCGCGTCCATCTTCCCGACGAAGAACAGGGCATTCTCGAATTCGAACTATGGCGCCCCGACTGGCCCGCCCGCCTCGCCGCCATTTCCCACGAAAAGGGCACGACCCGCCTCTTTTACGACGGCACCACCGGCCTCCTCACCTCCGTCGTCGACGCCCTAGGCCGCACCACCCGAATCGACTGGGTCACCATCCCCGACCCACGAACGGGCCGCCCCCGCCCCCACATCGCCCAATTCACATTACTGCCATCCCCCGCGTCCCCAACCGAGGAATTCCTCCTCTCCTACCACTACGACGCCCACGGCCATCTCCTCGGCGGAACCGACCGATACCGAAACACCTTCTCATTCGCCTACGACCAACACTCGCGGATGACCAAATTGGTCGACCGCCGCGGCTACTCCTTCTACTACTCCTACGACAGCAACGGCCGCTGCGTCCACTCCACCGCCGAAGACGGCGTCGAAGAAGTCAAACTCGAATACCTCCAAGGCGCCACCATCGTCACCCTCGCCGACGGCGGCCACTGGGTCTACGAGCACCACGACGGATACCTCTCCCGAATCATCGACCCCTACGGCGGCGAACACCGCCGCGAACTCGACGACGACGGCCAACTCTGCGCCGAAATCGACGAGGCAGGTCGCCAGTTCGAGATTGTTCGAGATGATACCGGGAAGGCCGTCGGCCGGCGCGATTCTACAGGCCATGTGTGGCCGATGGGCCAATCCCCGCGGGAACCGGAGCACTATGTAGCCTCCAACGCCCGCGAATGGGAATATGGAACCCTTCTTCCTGAGGACCACGGATTACCGATCCGCCGTTACCTCGAAGTCGACCGGCTGCCAGCGTTCGTTATCGACGCACTTACACCTCCGGCGACCGGCACGATGAGTGTCGATTTTGCCGACCGCTGGAATGAGACCGAGGTAAAAGACCTCCAAGGGGTCTCGCTTCGGACAGAACGGCACGATAATACACGTCGATCATGGTCTTACGACGTCTCGGCGAATCGGACTCGCTTTACTGATTTTGACGGTTCCACTTGGCGGTGGAGCATAACGTCTTGGAACCGGCCGCACCAAATCATCAATCCCGTCGGTGCCACCACAGAAGTCGTACACTCGCGGCGCCTCCTGCCTCTTCGTATCGTTGACGCGGGTGGGCTTACGACGGACTACGGTTACGACCTGAAGAATCGCCTCGCCGGTGTCATGCGCGACGGCGTTGTCCACGAGACGTACAGGTATGACGAACGCGACGAACTCGCAGAAAAGTTCGACGGACGCGGGAAGAACCTGCTCCGCTACGAGAGGGCCAACGACGGACGACAAGTAACCCTGCGACTCGCTAGCGGCGAGCGCCACCAGCTCGTTTATACTCATGCGCGTCGCCTCGCTGGAGCAGTCGTCGAGGCCGCCGATGGCACCAGGGATACTTACGGTTTCGAGTACGATATCTCGGGACGGACGACTCGCGAGGATCGCAACGGCGAGGGCGTACGACGTCGATTTGTCGAAGGCGAGCTCGATGAGATACGAGTGCTCAATAAGTTCGGCACCAAGTATGTGCGTGGGCACCGCAATACGGTTTATGTCATCGACCCAACAGGCGCGAAGCACGCCGTGCAAACGTGCCACGGCGGCGTCGTTCGCCGACGAATGTCGAATGGGATAACAGAGGTTGCCCAGTATCACCCAAAGGGCTACTGCCTAGCCAAGATTGCCTTTACCTCGAACGGGCACCGCTGGTCTCGTCTCTATGAGCGCTCGGGTGAGGGCGATGTCCGCGCCATACACGATAGCGCACGCGGCACGCACCACTTCGCCTACGATGCAGCCCATCGTCTCGTTGGCGAAACAGCGCCAAACGGTCAAACAAATACCTTCAAGTACACTCAGAGCAGCACGCTCGTCGAAGCGCCAGGGCTAAGCAGGGCCACGCTTGCCCGTCAGCGGCTACTCGAAGCGAACGGCAGTCGGTTCGAATACGACCATCGTGACAGCCTCAGTGCGCGCCATACCCCATCGGGCACATTCCGCCTGACACACGATTCGCTTGACCAACTCACACACGTAGATGGCCCATCTTTCGCTTGGTCTGCGCGATACGACGTGCTCGGGCGCCGAACCGAGACGACCTTTAACGGCGCCAAGACGACCTTCTATTGGGACGGAGATCGTCTCGCAGCCGAAGTTCTTCCGGACAAGCGACTTCGTGTCTACGTTTATGTCGACGAACTTGCGCTCATCCCCTTGATGTTCGTTGACTATGCGAGTACGGCCGCGGATCCAAGCAGCGGCGTTCGCTATTTCGTCTTCTCGAATCATCTCGGTGCCCCCGAGGTCGTCCAAAATGATGCCGGCGAAGTGGTCTGGCGCGGCCGCTATGCGGCTTACGGCACCGTTCACGTCGAAGTGGGACACGACTTCCACCAGCCGCTGCGATGGCCCGGACACTACTTCGATGTCGCAACAGGACTACATTACGTCCGGTTTCGCTATTACAGCCCGGAGCTTGGCCAATTCCTCGAATCTGATCCGCAAGGCATCCGCGGCGGGTTCAATCTGTACGGGTATGGCTCCGGCAATCCACTCCGGAACGTCGATGTCCGCGGACTGGCCGACCAACCCTGCCCGGCCACCCCACCGGCGGAACCTGAGAAAAAGGGCAAACCCGTCACACAGGACTCGCATCTACCAGATTCGCCGGATGCACCGGCGAAGAAGCGTCCTGCCTTTCCCAACCTCAAACGAGGTGGAGGCAAAACGGATGCACATGCCGACCGAGTTGCCCGGGCAATGGCGGAGGTTCAGCCCGCGATAAAGCGAAAACGTAGCGTAACCGTCATTGAGCATGCCGACGGTAGCGTATCGTTTGGCATGTCCGGTAAGGATCCCGAGCGAGCAAGTCAAGCTAAACAGGTTGAGCGTCATCTCAACGAGCAGGAAAAGGGCAAACCACCCGAGCAAAGGACCAAATTCCGTGCAGCATCAAATGACGTAGACGCTTCGCGCCTCAAAGACGGCCCGGATGACGCTCCCAAGAAGGGGCAGTGCTCCGAACCCGCGGCCGCCCAAGCGGCCGGTGAAAGCAATTCGCCGCCAGAGTCTTATCAGACGATCTGGGCCGGCCCCGAGAAGTCATTCCCGGAAGCGCACAAAAGGGATGAACCGTCGACTCCCGGAGGTTACAAGAAGATGGAACCGTGCGGAACGTGCCAGTGCAACGGCGGTGAGTACACAACGATTTCGAGCGCTGGTGGGGCCAAGTGA